One part of the Rutidosis leptorrhynchoides isolate AG116_Rl617_1_P2 chromosome 1, CSIRO_AGI_Rlap_v1, whole genome shotgun sequence genome encodes these proteins:
- the LOC139874759 gene encoding protein transport protein Sec61 subunit beta — translation MALNGAAPARGSAAATAANLRRRKSSGTGGATGGTAGNMLQFYTDDAPGLKISPNVFLVMSIGFIAFVAVLHVMGKLYFVRKEA, via the coding sequence ATGGCGTTGAATGGAGCAGCTCCAGCACGAGGAAGTGCAGCTGCAACTGCAGCCAATTTGCGAAGAAGGAAGAGTAGTGGGACCGGAGGGGCGACAGGTGGAACAGCTGGAAACATGCTTCAGTTTTATACTGATGATGCACCTGGATTGAAAATCTCACCAAATGTTTTTCTCGTTATGAGCATTGGCTTCATTGCTTTTGTTGCTGTTCTACATGTCATGGGCAAGCTTTACTTTGTTCGTAAAGAAGCTTAA